The region TCAGACGCGCTTCATCGGCTACGGCGGGATGCTGATGGAATCGTTCGTCGCGATCATGGCTCTCGTCGCGGCGATCTCGATCGACCAGGGCATCTACTTCGCGATGAACTCGCCGGCCGCGCTCACCGGCGGCACGGTCGAGGGCGCTGTGGCCTTCGTCAACTCGCTCGGGCTCACCGGAGTCAACCTCACGCCTGACATGCTCACGAGCACGGCGGCGGCGGTCGGAGAAGAGACGGTCGTCTCGCGTACCGGCGGCGCCCCCACACTCGCGCTCGGTCTCGCGCACATCATGCAGCAGATCGGCGGCGGCACGGCGATGATGGGCTTCTGGTACCACTTCGCCATCATGTTCGAGGCGCTGTTCATCCTCACAGCGGTCGACGCGGGCACGCGCGTCGCGCGCTTCATGCTGCAGGACTCGATCGGCGCCTGGGTGCCGAAGTTCCGCGACATCAGCTGGCGACCAGGCGTGTGGATCTGCACGGGCATCATGGTCGCCGGCTGGGGCTACATCCTCATCCTCGGCGTCACCGACCCGCTCGGCGGCATCAACACCTTCTTCCCCCTGTTCGGCATCGCCAACCAGCTGCTCGCGGCGATCGCGCTCGCCGTGGTATTCGCCATCGTCGCCAAGCGGGGGCCGAGCTACGTGCGCTGGCTGTGGATCATCGCTGTGCCGCTCGCCTTCACCGCGGTCATCACGATCACCGCATCCATGTACAAGATCTTCTCGCCGGTCCCGGCGATCGGATACTGGGCCAACAACGCGAAGTACCGTGCGGCGCAGGCAGCCGGCGACGGCAGCCTCGGCGAGCCCGAGGTCGTCGAGGCCGTGATCCGCAACACGGCCGTGCAGGGAACCCTGTCGATCGTGTTCGTCGTGCTGACCATCGTCGTGATCGCCGTCGCGATCATCTCGGCGGTGAACTCCATCCGCAGAGGCGTCACGGACGACGGTGAGGATGAGCCGACCCCGTCGCGCATCTACGCACCGTCGGGTCTCATCGCCAGCAAGGCCGAGCGCGCCCTCGAGGCGCAGTGGCACGAGCACGATGCCGCCACCGGCACCGTGCGCAGCAGGGGAGCGCACTGATGAGCGCCACGCAGCACGAGCTGCGCTCCGCACCCGACGTCGTGTGGCGCCGGGTGCGGAGGGCGGCCTCGGGCATCCGGTGGTACCTCACCACTCTGATGGGCGACCGCGCGTACGACACGTACGTCGCGCATCAGCGAGCGCACCACCCGGATGCCCCGGTGCCGACCGAGCGCCAGTTCTGGCGCGACCGCATGCGCGAGCAGGATCGCAACCCCGGCGCGCGCTGCTGCTGACGCGCGAGCACGAGTCGCTCCCTCCTGCCCTGGCAGGAGGGAGCGACCCGTTTAGGCTGGACGGGTGCGCATCCGTCTCGACATCGCCTATGACGGCACCCATTTCCGTGGCTGGGCGAAGCAGCCGGGCCTGCGCACGGTGCAGGGCACGATCGAGGCGGCACTCGCGCGCATCGTCGGATCCAAGGCCCAGCTGGTGGTGGCCGGAAGGACGGATGCCGGTGTGCACGCCTCGGATCAGGTGGCGCACGTAGATCTCGATGAGAGCCAGTGGTCTCGGGTGCAGACGCGTCATGGCCACGCCGCCGCCGATCCGGCGGGGTCGCTCGCCCGCCGCATCCGAGGGGTGCTCGGAAGCTACCCCGATGTCACCGTCACCCGCACGAGCGTCGCACCCGACGGGTTCGACGCGCGCTTCTCCGCAGTCTGGCGCCGGTACATCTACCGGCTGGCCGACGCGACGGTCGGCTACGACCCGATGCGCCGGAACGACACGACGACGATCCCCGCGGCTCTCGATGTCGACCGGATGGATGCCGCGGCCCAGACCCTCATCGGGCTGCACGACTTCGCCGCGTACTGCAAGCCCCGGGAAGAGGCGACGACGATCCGCACCCTGCTCGACTACCGATGGACGCGCGATCACGACGGCGTGCTCGTCGCCGAGGTGAAGGCCGACGCCTTCTGCCACAGCATGGTGCGCGCGCTGGTGGGCGCATGCGCCGCGGTCGGGGAGGGAAAGCTCGAGGTCGCCGACGTCGCGCGGCTGCGCGACGAGCTCACCCGCACGAGCGCGTTCAAGGTGCTGCCGGCTCGGGGCCTCACCCTTGCCGAGGTCGGCTACCCGGCCGACGAGCTTCTGGCGTCCCGCGCCGAGCAGACTCGCGCTCGTCGCGACCGTGACGGCGAAGACGGGCACGAGCCCGACGATGCGTGAGCCGCGACGGATGCCCGCTCCCCCCACACTGCGGTTCGACCGGACTCCCCGTATCCGCGAGCTCGATTCGCGCGGCGTGCAGGTGACCCATGCCCTCGGCGTCACCACGGTCGCCATGAGCGTGACGCTCGTGGCCACATTCCTGGCAGTCGTGGTGGTCGGCATCGTGAATCTCGAACTCGACGGCTTCGGCGAGATGTTCGGGCTCGCTCGTGACCTCGACGACCTGCTGCGCGCCATGTTCGCTCCCATGCTCATCGTGGGTGCAGCGCTGCTGGTCATCGGCCCCGTGGTGTTCGTCGCGCACCGAGCGGCCGTGTTCGCAGCCGCGAGCAAGTTCGCCGCTCAGCATCCGACCGACGCGCCGCCCCGCGACGTGCGCGACCGGCTGCGCAGCACCACGCCGGGTGGATCGCTCGAGACCGCCGGAGTCGTGGGCGTCATGGCGTTCGGCTTCCTCTTCCTGATCGGGGTGCTGCTGACGATCGGATCCATGGTCGAAGATCCCGAGAGGGTGCAGGGCAGTGTGACCTTCATGGTGTGTGCCGCGGTCGCGGCGCTGCTCAGCGGGGTCGCGATCGGGCTCAGCAAGCGGCGCGAACCGGCCCAGAAGCGGCGCGCCGAGATGCTTCAGGGGCAGTGGAAGGCGACGGCGCGCAGGGCGGCGAAGGCCGAGAACCGTCGCCGGCGCGCGTTCCCCCGGGGCGAGATCCCGCACATCCTCCGCGGCGGAAGCCTGTGGTGGCTGTACGGGATCCTGTACCTCACGGTCTGCCTGGGCATGGTCGTGTTCATCGTCGGCGTCCTCCTGCGCCAGCCGTGCCGGACCTGTGAGCCGCGCGTGCTCGACCCGTTCGGCGAGAGCGCGATCGACGTCTTCAGCGGTACAGGCGGCGCGCTGCTGATCGCGAGCGGGGTGGGCAGCGCGGTGCTGTGGCTGCTGCTCGCCGGGTTCGCCTTCGCCCGCGAAGAGACGCTGCGCACTTGGCTCACCCGTGCCGGCGGCGTGCGTCTCGAGGGCGAGCATCGCCGGGAACTGCTCGGCATCCCCTCGGCGATGACGATGCTCGCGGCGCTGCTCGCCGGTATCTCCAGCATCGTGCTGGCCGTCAGCGGAGGGGCGATCGCGGTCGACTGGCCCAACCTCGACCCGCTGACGGCCTGGCTGACCGGTGGCTCGCTGACTGTCGCCGCATTGGTGTGCGGCATGATCGGCCACCGCCGTGAGGTGCGACTGCGGATGCTGGTGCGCGACGCCCTGATGCCCGGAGACATCACGGGCCGCGACGACGAAGACGCCTATTGACCGATCGCACGCGCGATTTCAACCCCGTCGCGTGCTCAGCGTGCGGCGGTAACGTGTGGGCCATGAGAGTCATCTCGTACAACCTTCGCAAGCACCGTGCCGCGACCGAGCTGGCCGAACTGGTCGCGGCGCACGACCCCGACATCCTCTGCCTGCAGGAGTGCGACACGGCAGCGCTCTCGGATGCCATCGGCGGGCTGTCCCTCGTGCACACGACCAGCGGAAACCGGCTGGGTCTTGCGATGTACCTGCGTCGCAATCAGTTCACAGTCGAGCAGGTGCGCACGATCGGGCTGAAGAAGTCACTGCACGACCGCGTGCTGAAGCCGGCGCACGAGCGGGTGCTGGGGGCACGGCTGCGCGACATCGACACCGGCCGGGGGCTGATCGTCGCCTCGTTCCATGCGGCGCCGCTGACCGCGTTGAACTCTCTGCGGCGCAATCAGATCAGGGCGGGGCTCGATGCGCTGCAGGAGCTCGGTCCCGGGATGCCCGTGCTCATGGTGGGCGACTACAACTACCCGGTTTTCAAAGAGAGCCTCGGCCAGACCGTGCGCGACCACGGCTACACGCTGACCCTGAGCGACGACCGCACCTACACCCGCTACCGGGTGTTCAAAGGTCACTACGACTTCGCGACATCGGTCGGCTTCGACATCTCGAAGATCACCACGCTGCCGCAGGCCACGAGCGATCACCGACCGATCCTCATCACCGCTGAGGCGGCGTAGGACTCAGATCTCGCGCAGGATCAGCCCCTGAGCTTCCAGCGCCGCGAGGAAGGCGTCGAGTCCGCCCTCGCCGAAGTCGACGGTCATCTCGAGTTCGGCGATCTCGCGCTCGATCGCCGAGGCGTCGGTGAAGCCGTCGGTCAGCAGCGACCACACGAGCCAGGCGGAGCCTGCGAGCTCGAACAGCTCTGCCGTGTCGAGTCTGGCGATCCAGACGATGTGGTCCTCCCGCCCGCCGTCTTCGGCTTCGACCCACGCGAGCTCCGGGCTGAGCCGGTACGGCTGCCGGCTCACGACGACCGCCCGAAGCGCCGGAACAGGTGCGAAGCGACTGATCGCACAGCGTGCGCGGCGCGCGCCGCGTGCTCGCGAGCGACGTCACCGCGTGAGGGCTCGCGCTCGAGTCGCAGACGCAGGTGCGTGCGGTTCACCCGCATTGCCTGGCGCAGCACCGACAGTTTCGCGGCGAACGTCGACGCGCTGCGCAGACGTGCCTGCCACTCGTCGAGTCGGTCTCCTTCGGAAGCAGACCAGTAGGCCCAGAGAGCGTGATCGGGGGCGTCCGCATGGGCGTCAAGCTCGCCGATTCCAGCGGCGAAAGCCGTCTCGGCCTGCAGCTCGGCCGCCAGCGCGCGCACGGCGTCGCGGTGATCGTCCGGGCACAGTGCCCAGGCATCCGCGGGCTCTAGGCCGTGCGACCGGGCTGAGTGCAGCGACTGCATCAGCACCTGGGCGGGTAGCGACAGCACGGTGCAGGGCCGATGGCCGATGAGCACCTCCGTGCGTGACGTCCAGAGGCGCTCGAAGACGGCATCGGGAGCAGCGAGGGGCCCGGGCACGGCGCGATGGATGTCGGCATAGGTCCATGACGGATGGGTGAAGTTCGCGGCATGGCCGAACGGCGACCCCTCGTCGAAGTCGGTGAACAGCTGCCAGCCCTCCTCCTGCATCCCGGCGATGAGTGCGGAGATATGCGCGGGCCGCACCAGCACATCGGCGTCGGTGGAGTCGTGCCGCCCCCTGCGCAGCGACCGCAGGGTCGACGGTCCCTTGATGTGCAGCACGTCCGCGCCCACCCGGTCGGCTGTGCGCTGCAGTGCTGCGTGAGTGAGGTGCGTGAGCGCCCAGACGGGAACCTCGGGCGCAAGCATGCATTTACTCTAGAGGTGACCGGAGGGGAGTGCCGTGGCGACGACCGAGCGCGATTCGCAACTGGTGCTGAGCCTGTTCGACGAACGCTGGCTGATCGATCTCTCGGCCTTCTCGGACCCGGCTCCGTATGTCGAGCGGCTGCGGCATCTGTGGGCGCGTGGCGTCATCGACACGACCGGCCACGACGTGGTGTTCCGCCCGCTTCCCGCGGGCGCAGACCGGAATGACCCAGACGGAGCCGTGACGGCGTTCATCGCCGAACGCGATGACGGATCGTTCCCCTACGCCTTCTCCCGGGCGATGACCCAGGCTCTGATCTCGCGCCTCACCGGTTCGGGACTGCTGCTGCACGCTGCCGGTCTCGCGTCGCCTGAAGGGGGTCGCGGCGTCGTGCTCGTGGCCTCGTCCGGCACGGGGAAGAGCACCGCGGCTCGCACCCTGGGCCGTCGGTTCGGGTATCTCAGCGACGAGCTGATGCGGGTCGATGCCGAGCACCGCATGCAGGGCCTCACCAAGCCCCTGTCGATCATCGTTCCGGGCTTCCCTGGTGGCAAGGACGAGTCGTCTCCCGATGACGTGGGTCTCGCTGCGGCGCCCAGGGAGGCGCCGGAGCTTGCCGCGGTCGTGTGTCTGTCACGGAGCACCGACGCCGTAGCGGCCGTGCTCGAGCCGATCAGCGTGCACGAGTTCATCGCGGAGGTTCTTCCGCAGTCGTCGTCGATCTGGCGCGGTGAACGGCCGCTGCACCATCTGGTCGAGGCCGGCGTGCTCGGAGGAGGCCCGTACCGGCTGCGGTACTCGGAGATCGTCGAGGCCGAAGAGCTGATCGCGTCGCTTCTCAGCCGGGATGCCCGGGCCGCCGTGACCCACGAATGGGTCGGGCATCTGCCTCATGACGAGGAGCGTTGGACGACGACCGATGCCTCGGTGGCGCGATTGCCGGAAGTGCTCTCGGACGACGCCGTGGTGAGCCGGATGCCCTGGACCGACGCCATCGAGTCGGAAGGCGAGATCTCGGTGCTCGCTGGTGCGGAGTTCTCACGGATCGCCGGAATCGCGGCGCCCATCTGGCTCGCGTGCGCGCGGCAGCAGACGGTACGAGAGCTGCGCGAGATGCTCGATCGGGAGTTCGGCCCGCACCCGGAGGCAGTCGAGCTGATGCGCGCAGCTCTGGCGGAGTTGGCGTCCCGAAGGCTTGTGCGGCTCGACGAGATCTGAGCGGAGCTTCGCACCGGGCGATCTGCTTGACCGAGCATCGGGCCGTTCCGCTACATTGTGAGCATCGCGCGCCGGACCCGTGCGCGCGTGCTCTGAGCCCGAGGAGTACCGGTGCCGGTGGAGGCCATCGATCACGTCACACTTGCGACCAACAACGGCGCAATCGGTGGTGGCGAAGTGATGCTTCTGCGTATCGCAGAAGCCCTGCGCGAGCTGTCGGTCGGAGTGACGGTTGTGACTCCTGCCACCCCTGGAGGGGTCGGCGACGCCGCGAAAGAGGCAGGCTTCGAGACAGTGCAGCTGCACGTCGACAACCGGGTGTCGTGGATGTGGCAGCTGCGCAGATGGGACGCCCGCCATCGCAAGGGGATGCTGTGGTGCAACGGGCTCGTGCCCGCGACCGCCACATGGGGTCATGGCAGGCGCATCGTGCACCTGCACCAGCACCCTGATGGCCTCCACCGTGTGCTGAGCGCGCTCTCGCGCGTCGGCGCGGTCGCGACGCTCGTGCCGTCGGCCCACATGCTGCGCTCGGTGCCAGGTGCCCGCGTGATGCCCAACTGGACGGCGCTGATGCCGCGCAGTGAGCGAAGCCCCCGGCCCGATGATCCCTTCACCGTCGGCTTCCTCGGCCGCCTCGGGCCCGACAAAGGCGTGCACGTGCTCGCCCGGGCGATGCGCCTGCTCGATGAGCAGGAACCAGGTCGGTACCGTCTGGCGCTCGCAGGCGAGCCGCTGTTCGTCGCGAAGTCGAAGGTCGCCCAGGTCGAGGAAGCGCTGGCGGAGGTCGACGCGCTCATCGACCGGGTCGGCTGGGTGCGGCCGACGGAGTTCTTCGACACGATCGACCTCCTCGTGGTTCCGTCGTTGGCGGATGAGTCATTCGGTCTTGTGGCTGCCGAGGCCATGTCGGCGCACGTACCCGTCCTCGTCAGCGACGCGGGCGCTCTGCCCGAGGTCGTCGGCGGTGAGACGGGAATGGTGACCCCCAAGGGTGACCCCGAAGCTCTCGCCCAGAGGATCGCGCGGGTCGCCGCGGGAGACGCAGATGAGGGTGTGGCTCAGCAGCACGCGCGATGGGCCGCGAACTACTCGCCTGAGGCGGGCACGGGCCGCGTCCGTGAGCTGCTGAGCACGCTGATCCGGTAAAACGGTCAGCGGTGCTCGGAAGCGGGCTGACCTGAGGGCAGCGGCGGGAGCATGCGCGCAATCCCGATGCCGAGGACGACGAGGCCGATGGGAGCGAGGAACACCTCTCCCAGGCGAAGAGCGCAGCAGAAGACGACCAGCGTCGCGGCGGTGATGACGCGAGATTCGCCGGACGTCACATCGACGCCGACGGCGCGCGGGGCGAGCCCGAGTCCGGCGACGACGAAGAGCCCGAGGACGACGGCCGCGAGGACGAAGCCCCCTTCGACGATCAGGGCCTCGTACGCGTTGTGGAAGAACCACGTGCCGCTGTCGAGCGACACGGTGGCTTCCCCGAGGCCGAACCCATGCCAGGGTGCGGCGGCTGCTTTCAGCGACGACGCCGCATCGATCCTGCTGCGGAACTCGTCGGAACCCTCGCGGGTCTCTCCGTAATCGCCGATCGTCGCGAGGTTGTCGTCGGCCCAGAGAAAGGCCAGGAACGCCATTCCCAGAGTCGCCAGCTGCGCGGTGCGGCGCAGGTAGCGGCTGGACAGAAGCCATACGAGCGCGACGAAGCTGGCCGCCATGGTGGTGCGTGAATCCGTGGCCGCGATCGCCGCAGCGCCTGCGACCACGAGCAGCAGCCGGCCCCAACGGCTCCTGATCACGAGGAACAGAAGGAACGTGCCAAGCGCGATCACGAGCGCCCCGGCGTTCTTGTCCTCCAGGAACCCGGTCAGACGCCCCTGGTAGTTGTCTGGGGCGACCCCGGCATAGAACAGGGCACCGTTGAGAAGCAGGCCGACGCCGATGCCCTTCACTGCGGAGCCGACGTCGATGCGGCCGCTCGCCAAGAAGAGCGACATGACGATGAGAATCGCGAGGTTGCCGGCCCGACGGACGGGGTCTATGCCCTGAAGCCAGGTCTCGATGACCAGAAACGCGAGGAGCCCCAGCATCGCGGCGGGAACCCACCACGCGTGAACGAACGACCTAGTCGGTCGCCTGAAGCAGCCGACGATGACGAGCACGGCGATGCCGATCTGAGCGACGGGGAAGGGCGTGCCTGGCAGGCTGACCCGGACCACGATGAGGCCCATCAGAACCGCATCGAGGATGCGTGCGGAGTGCGCAGTCGGGACGAGAGTCGCGCCGCTGATCGCACGGGCAGCGCGAGCTGTCGGACTGGCGAGGGTCATGTCCTCATCATCCCAGACGGCGGTTACGGGGGTGGCGGTACCATGGCTCGAACAACGGCCAGCGTCCATCCCCCGGTACCGGACACGGCCCTCGTGGGGACTACGAACTTAGGAGCGCATTCGTGACGGTGCTGGAATTCTTCACGCTCATCAGACGCGGCTGGCGGGTGCTCCTGATCGGCGCCATGGCCGGCATCCTCGTCGGGGTCGGGTACTTCTTCCTGACCCCTAAAGTTTACGAGGCGCGAGCGACCGGATTCATCGCGAGTTCCTCCGAGGACTCGTTGGTGAGCGGTTCGGATGAGGCCACGGCCCGGGCTTCCTCCTATGTGGCTCTGATCACCAGCGGGACGGTTCGCGAGGCGATTGCGGAAGAGCTCGGCGAGGAGCCCGGTTCGCTGCAGGGCGCGCTCAGTGCGCGCGTCGTTCCTGGCAGCACTCTCATCGAAGTCACGGCGCAGGCGAGCAGCCCCGGCACTGCACTGAAGCTGGCGAGCGGTGCGCTGGACGGGCTGACGACCGTCATCGATCAGATCGAGTCGAAGGGCGGACAGGCATCGAAGATCACGGTCGTGCCGCTCGACGACGCAGCCGAACCATCGGCTCCCGTTGCGCCGAACCTCCGCTTCTCGGTGATCCTCGGCGGGGTCGGCGGCCTGGTCGCGGGGCTGATCGTGCTGCTGCTGCGACGGGTTCTCGACGTCAAGGTGCGCACCCACACCGACATGAGCGAGCTCATGGGCACCGGTGTGCTGGGCCGCGTTCCCAAGCTGGGCAAGAAGGGAACGGCCCCGGCAGACTCCCGCGTCGCCAACATCGCAAAGGAATCCTTCCGGCAGATCCGCACCGGTCTGCGCTTCTCGAGTGTCGACGCCGAGGTGCGCACGGTGATGATCACCAGCGCCAATCAGGGTGAGGGCAAGTCGACGGTTGCGGCCTCGCTGGCAGAGGTGTTCGCCGCAGCGGGTCAGCGCACGATCATCGTCGATGCGGACATGCGGCGTCCGAAGGTCGCGCGCAACTTCAAGGTCGACGGTTCGGTCGGGCTCAGCGGCGTGCTCAGCGGACAGGTGTCCGTCGCGACCGCCGTGCAGGCGACGAGCGACCCGAATCTGTTCGTGCTGCCCGCAGGGGCGGTGCCACCGAACCCA is a window of Microbacterium esteraromaticum DNA encoding:
- a CDS encoding glycosyltransferase, whose protein sequence is MEAIDHVTLATNNGAIGGGEVMLLRIAEALRELSVGVTVVTPATPGGVGDAAKEAGFETVQLHVDNRVSWMWQLRRWDARHRKGMLWCNGLVPATATWGHGRRIVHLHQHPDGLHRVLSALSRVGAVATLVPSAHMLRSVPGARVMPNWTALMPRSERSPRPDDPFTVGFLGRLGPDKGVHVLARAMRLLDEQEPGRYRLALAGEPLFVAKSKVAQVEEALAEVDALIDRVGWVRPTEFFDTIDLLVVPSLADESFGLVAAEAMSAHVPVLVSDAGALPEVVGGETGMVTPKGDPEALAQRIARVAAGDADEGVAQQHARWAANYSPEAGTGRVRELLSTLIR
- the truA gene encoding tRNA pseudouridine(38-40) synthase TruA, producing MRIRLDIAYDGTHFRGWAKQPGLRTVQGTIEAALARIVGSKAQLVVAGRTDAGVHASDQVAHVDLDESQWSRVQTRHGHAAADPAGSLARRIRGVLGSYPDVTVTRTSVAPDGFDARFSAVWRRYIYRLADATVGYDPMRRNDTTTIPAALDVDRMDAAAQTLIGLHDFAAYCKPREEATTIRTLLDYRWTRDHDGVLVAEVKADAFCHSMVRALVGACAAVGEGKLEVADVARLRDELTRTSAFKVLPARGLTLAEVGYPADELLASRAEQTRARRDRDGEDGHEPDDA
- a CDS encoding O-antigen ligase family protein, which gives rise to MTLASPTARAARAISGATLVPTAHSARILDAVLMGLIVVRVSLPGTPFPVAQIGIAVLVIVGCFRRPTRSFVHAWWVPAAMLGLLAFLVIETWLQGIDPVRRAGNLAILIVMSLFLASGRIDVGSAVKGIGVGLLLNGALFYAGVAPDNYQGRLTGFLEDKNAGALVIALGTFLLFLVIRSRWGRLLLVVAGAAAIAATDSRTTMAASFVALVWLLSSRYLRRTAQLATLGMAFLAFLWADDNLATIGDYGETREGSDEFRSRIDAASSLKAAAAPWHGFGLGEATVSLDSGTWFFHNAYEALIVEGGFVLAAVVLGLFVVAGLGLAPRAVGVDVTSGESRVITAATLVVFCCALRLGEVFLAPIGLVVLGIGIARMLPPLPSGQPASEHR
- a CDS encoding YbdD/YjiX family protein, with amino-acid sequence MSATQHELRSAPDVVWRRVRRAASGIRWYLTTLMGDRAYDTYVAHQRAHHPDAPVPTERQFWRDRMREQDRNPGARCC
- a CDS encoding nucleotidyltransferase family protein; translation: MLAPEVPVWALTHLTHAALQRTADRVGADVLHIKGPSTLRSLRRGRHDSTDADVLVRPAHISALIAGMQEEGWQLFTDFDEGSPFGHAANFTHPSWTYADIHRAVPGPLAAPDAVFERLWTSRTEVLIGHRPCTVLSLPAQVLMQSLHSARSHGLEPADAWALCPDDHRDAVRALAAELQAETAFAAGIGELDAHADAPDHALWAYWSASEGDRLDEWQARLRSASTFAAKLSVLRQAMRVNRTHLRLRLEREPSRGDVAREHAARAAHAVRSVASHLFRRFGRSS
- a CDS encoding ATP-binding protein, which produces MATTERDSQLVLSLFDERWLIDLSAFSDPAPYVERLRHLWARGVIDTTGHDVVFRPLPAGADRNDPDGAVTAFIAERDDGSFPYAFSRAMTQALISRLTGSGLLLHAAGLASPEGGRGVVLVASSGTGKSTAARTLGRRFGYLSDELMRVDAEHRMQGLTKPLSIIVPGFPGGKDESSPDDVGLAAAPREAPELAAVVCLSRSTDAVAAVLEPISVHEFIAEVLPQSSSIWRGERPLHHLVEAGVLGGGPYRLRYSEIVEAEELIASLLSRDARAAVTHEWVGHLPHDEERWTTTDASVARLPEVLSDDAVVSRMPWTDAIESEGEISVLAGAEFSRIAGIAAPIWLACARQQTVRELREMLDREFGPHPEAVELMRAALAELASRRLVRLDEI
- a CDS encoding polysaccharide biosynthesis tyrosine autokinase codes for the protein MTVLEFFTLIRRGWRVLLIGAMAGILVGVGYFFLTPKVYEARATGFIASSSEDSLVSGSDEATARASSYVALITSGTVREAIAEELGEEPGSLQGALSARVVPGSTLIEVTAQASSPGTALKLASGALDGLTTVIDQIESKGGQASKITVVPLDDAAEPSAPVAPNLRFSVILGGVGGLVAGLIVLLLRRVLDVKVRTHTDMSELMGTGVLGRVPKLGKKGTAPADSRVANIAKESFRQIRTGLRFSSVDAEVRTVMITSANQGEGKSTVAASLAEVFAAAGQRTIIVDADMRRPKVARNFKVDGSVGLSGVLSGQVSVATAVQATSDPNLFVLPAGAVPPNPSEMLGSAALKNLLAELSRDFFVIIDAPPVLPVTDASIISTMVDGVVYVSATGTTRKAAVGAARTQLEQVGARVLGVVLNFVSLKDEGGYGYGYGYYRQNSSYYLTPEKPKKGKKKTSSEQAAARAPQPVAPIVPATQEPEAMRPVQVAESEAPPLRRRSRA
- a CDS encoding endonuclease/exonuclease/phosphatase family protein — its product is MRVISYNLRKHRAATELAELVAAHDPDILCLQECDTAALSDAIGGLSLVHTTSGNRLGLAMYLRRNQFTVEQVRTIGLKKSLHDRVLKPAHERVLGARLRDIDTGRGLIVASFHAAPLTALNSLRRNQIRAGLDALQELGPGMPVLMVGDYNYPVFKESLGQTVRDHGYTLTLSDDRTYTRYRVFKGHYDFATSVGFDISKITTLPQATSDHRPILITAEAA